CTTTTGTGCGGCGCCGGCAGCTCGTGACGACCGGGCCGGGGCCTCACCCGGCCAGCGCTTGTTGCAGGGCAATGACGGCCAGTTCCTTGGCCTTGGCCTCCACATCGATTGTGCCGGTCAAGCCGTGCCAGCAGGGGGGGAAATCAGCGAGATCGATATAATCGGCATGGGGCAGGGGATTGGCGTGCCGCCAGCCGTTTCTGGGCGAGGAGAGATGAAAATAGGGCTCCCTGCCGACGTGTTCCCAGGTCTGGATTGTCCGCCTGGTCGCCTCTTCTTCGCTGAGCCCGTCGTTGTTGCAACGGTGATGGTGAACATCGTAGATCAGGGGGATGCCGAGTTGCCGGCAGAGAGGCAGCAGATCGACGACGCTGTAAATTTTGTCGTCATTTTCCAGGGCAAGACGGCTTTGCACCCGCTCCGGCAGGCGTCGGAAATTATCAGCGAAACGGCTCAGGGCCAGGGTGGGATCCCCATAATGGCCGCCGCCATGGACGTTGATCACGTCGGCGCCGATCAGTTCCGCAAGCATGGCCTGGTAGTCAAGCTCTCGGACGGCATTGTCGACGACATCTCGCCGGGGAGAGGAAAGGACAATAAACTGATCCGGGTGAAAACTCAGCCGGATATCATGGGTGTCGCGGAATTTTCGGACCAGGGCCAGGTTGCGGGAAATTTCCTCGCCATCCGGCAAGGTATCAATGGTATACCCCGCATCCGGATGGGTGTACCTGGGCAGAAAAGGGCTCATCACCCGGAAGGCGCCGATGCCGTTGGCCCGGCAGAAATGAAGGGCCTGCAGCAGGCTGCGGCTGTTATGCAGGCAGACATCGGAAATTTTCGACAAGCGTTCAGTCGTTCCCAGCTGCACCAGGGATTTCATGGTAAAGCTACGAAATTTTATCGGTTCTTGCGCAAAGAGACAACATAACCCGAAACGCGGCACATGGTCCTCCCTCGTTTCCTGAATGGATCCGGCAAAATGGCTATTTAACAATGGTTTGCCGGGCTGGTCAAGCATGTTCACTGGGGGCTCCCGCACAGTTTTTTTGCCGAACAGCTGATAATCATTGTGTTTTTCGGCAAAGAACAGCTATAGTTTTTTTGCCGTGGGAAGTAAAAAGCCGCAATGTGCAATGGGGTCAGGTGATGCCGCATGGGTGTTTATGGGGGGATAGGATGAAATGCGGGTGATGCCGGCTGGAAAAATTGCGACGGTTATCCTGAAAAAATTACGGGATGCCTTTGCCGATCTGTTGCCCATCATTGCGGTAATCGCATTTTTTCAACTGGCGGTGATCCGCCAGCCTTTGCCGCAACTGGCCGAGGTGCTGTGGGGAACCTTGCTGGTGGCGGCCGGCCTCAGTCTCTTTATCCAGGGCCTGGAGATGGGGCTCTTTCCCCTTGGCGAGGCCATGGCTCATGCCCTGGCCCGCAAGGGGAGCCTTTTCTGGCTGCTGTTTTTTGCCTTTGCCTTGGGCTTTGCCACCACGGTTGCGGAGCCGGCGTTGATCGCCGTTTCCCGGGAAGCTGCTGAAATTGCAAGTAATGCCGGCTTGATCGCCCCGGGTGAAGGGCCTTTGCGGAGCTATGCCCTGGGGTTGCGGCTTTCCGTTGCTTTTTCCGTGGGCCTGGCCATTCTGATCGGCGTGTTGCGCATCCTCAAAGGCTGGCCGGTGCACTATCTCATCATCGGCGGCTATGTGGTGGTCATGCTGATGACCATCGTTGCCCCGGAGGCGATCGTGGGTATCGCCTATGATGCCGGGGGGGTCACCACCTCCACCGTCACTGTGCCGCTGGTGGCGGCCCTGGGGGTGGGGCTTGCCTCCACCATCAGGGGAAGAAGCCCGCTGCTGGACGGTTTCGGGCTTATCGCCTTTGCCTCCCTGCTGCCCATGATATTTGTCATGGGGTATGGGCTGCTTATTTTTCGCTGACAGGAAATGTGCATGGTTTATTTCATGGATTTTGTCCGGATACTGCTTGCCACTTTCCGGGATGTTCTGCCCATAATTCTGCTGATTATCGGCTTTCAGCTGCTGGTGCTGCGCCAGCCCATTCCCCATCTGCGCCGCCTGGTTGTCGGCGGGGTGTATGTCGTGGTCGGCCTTGCCCTGTTTCTTGCCGGGCTGGAAAAGGCCCTGTTTCCCCTCGGCAAGATCATGGCCGTGCAGTTATCTGATCCCACCTTTCTTTATGGTGCCGATAAACCGGTTCTCCAGGCGGACTGGAAGGCTTATGGCTGGGTGTATCTTTTTGCCGCCATGATCGGCTTTGCCACCACTGTCGCCGAACCGTCGCTCATCGCCGTGGCCTTCAAGGCCAACGAGGTCTCCGCCGGCACCATCAGCCAATGGGGCTTGCGCATCACCGTGGCCGTGGGCGTGGCCGTCGGCATCAGTCTCGGCGCCTTTCGCATCGTCACCGGCACGCCGCTTTATGTCTATATTCTGGTGGGCTATGTGATTGTCATCGTGCAGACCTTCTTTGCCCCGAAAAGCATCATTCCCCTGGCCTATGATTCCGGCGGGGTGACCACGTCGACGGTAACGGTGCCGTTGGTTGCCGCTCTCGGGCTGGGTCTGTCCTCCTCCGTTCCCGGCCGTAATCCGGCCCTGGACGGTTTTGGTCTCATCGCCTTTGCCAGTCTGTTTCCCATTATAACGGTATTGGGCTATGCCCAGTACGGGCAGTGGCTGGCCGGGCGACGCAAAAAGTCGTTATCTTAAGGAGGTTCTCATGCGTTTTAAGGTTATTCTGGCCAGCGTCAAACAGGAGATATCAGACACTATCGTTGACGCCGGCAAAAAGGCGGGCGCCACCGGCGCCACGGTTATTCCGGCCCGGGGCACCGGCATTCACGAAGCAAAAACATTTTTCGGCCTTACCCTGGAGGCCCAGACCGACATCATCATGTTTCTGGTGGAAGAGCATATCGTTCTGAATATTCTCGCGGCCATCGGCGAAGCGGGCCGGTTTCGGGAACCGGGAACAGGCATCGCCTTTGTTTTGCCGGTGGAGCACGTTATCGGCCTGGAAAGTCAGATGGAACGGTTCAAAAAAGAGGTGCGGGATCAATATTTCTAACGTGTCGTCGTCGGGTGTTCCGGCTGCCGGAAAATCGGTTGAAAGCCGGGGAGAACAGCGAAGGGATTAGTGAAGAAGCGAGTCGGACAACACGGCGGCAAGCCGGATGAAGAACACGACAAAGGGAGAGGAGAGATGTTTTCAGGAGCAATTGTTCGGGCGCGGGATGTGATGCGCAAAGAGGTGGGGTATATTGACGGCATGGCCACCGCCAAGGAGGCAGCCGCCATGATGCGGGCCGGTAAATTCAGTGCGCTGATCGTGAAAAAAAGACATTCGGATGATGCCTGGGGAATTGTTGTTGTGCAGGATCTTGTCAGGGGGGTGATTGTTCCCGGCCGTGCTTCGCACGAGGTCAATGTCTATGAAATCATGACAAAACCGGTTATCACCGTGCCGGCTGATATGGATATTCGCTATGTGGCGCGGTTGATATTTAATTCCGGGATTCGCCGGGCTCCGGTTGAAGACAAAGGGGAACTAATCGGCATGATCGCCCTTTCCTCGCTGATTCTGGAAAATGATTTGTTTTGATCCGCTGTTTCCCGGCTGCAAGGGGTGTTGATGCGGTTCGGCAAGATTTTTAAGGAGTATCGATCAGCAACGGCTGGAAGCGGCGAAGTGGGCAGGCAGAGCAGCGCGGATTGCTTTTTTTGCAGAATTCCTTGCCGAGCCGGACAAGAAGCGCGTGGTATTCGTTAAAAAGATCGGCATCCAAGGGCAGGCTGTCCATGAACAGACTTTGCATTGCTTCGTAATCGGTTTCTTCGCTGATCAGGCCATGGCGGGTGAGGATACGGTAGGTGTAAGCGTCAATGACAAAGAGGGGCTTTCCCGCCGCATACAGCAGGATGGAATCCGCTGTTTCCTGGCCGATTCCCTTGACCGACAGCAGTTTTTCCCGCAGCAGGCCGGTGTCCTGCGAAAAAAAACGATCCAGATCGCCGGCCGGTTCCTCACGGCGGATCATGGTAAGCAGGTTTTTCAGCCGCCTGGCCTTGAGGTTGTAGTAGCCGGACGGACGGATCTTTTCCGCCAGGGTTTCCGGGGGAAGATCGGCCAGGCGCTCCGGCGACAGAAGATCGTCTGCCCTGAGGTTGTCGATGGCCCGGCTGACGTTGCTCCAGTTGGTATTCTGGGTGAGCACCGCCCCAACCATCACCTCAAAGGGGGTTTGGGCTGGCCACCAGCCCTGGGGACCGAAATGATCAAAAAGGGTGGAGTAAATATCAAGAAGGGCGGACACGTTCAATCGGAGCGGATAAAAAAGAGATAAACCAACACCATAATCACGCCGATCCCGATGCCTGCCACCGGCAGAACCTTGGCGAGCTGGAGATTGCCGTCAACCACCATGCCGCGGGCATATTCGCTGCCGGAAAACCACCAGACGCAGATGACCAGGCCGGTGCAGACCAGGCTGTTGACCGCTTGCTTGTAAAGCCACCAGCCGATCTGGGCAAGAAAGGGAACAAGGAACCAGGGGTTGGTGAACAAACCCTTGACATCAACCTGACGTATTTGATCCAGCAGCTCGGTAGAGTTAATAAAATCCATCACCGGCGATAGAAAATCAGCCATGACACGACCTCCGCAAGGAAATTATTTTGATCCGTTTGAGCAGCGGGCGGGAGATATGGCCTTTTTGTATACCTTGATGGCGCAGTAGGAACCGCACATGCTGCAGGCATCTCCCTTGTAAGAGTTTCCTTCCTCACGATAGCGCAACGCCTTCTCCGGATCAAGGGACAATTCAATCTGGCCTTTCCAGTCGAGGCGGTTGCGGCATTTGGCCATGGCAATATCCTTGTCCAGCGCGCCGGGAATCCCCTTGGCGATATCGGCGGCATGAGCGGCGATGCGGGAGGCGATAACCCCTTCCCGCACGTCGTCGGCGGAGGGCAGTTTGAGGTGCTCGGCCGGCGTCACATAACAAAGATAATCGGCACCGGCCGCGGCGGCAATGGCACCGCCGATGGCGCCGGTGATATGGTCGTATCCCGGGGCGATATCGGTGACCAGGGGGCCGAGGACGTAAAAGGGAGCACCGTGGCAGAGACGTTTCTGCAGCAGCATGTTGGCCTGGATCTGGTCCATGGGCATGTGTCCTGGTCCCTCGATAATGACCTGCACCCCGGCATCCCAGGCCCGCAGGGTCAATTCGCCGAGATGGATGAGTTCCTGGATCTGCCCCCGGTCGGTGGCGTCGGCCAGGCAACCGGGGCGCAAGCCGTCGCCCAGGCTGATGGTCACTTCATGCTCTTTCAGAATGGCGAGAATTTTATCAAAATGCTCATAAAAGGGATTTTCCTTGTTGTTGTAGCTCATCCATTCAATGGTGAATGAGCCGCCCCGGCTGACAACTCCCATCAGGCGCTCATGATTTTTCACCCTGACCAGGGAGTCCCGGGTGAGGCCGCAGTGGATGGTCATGAAATCAACGCCGTCTTCCGCCTGCTGCCTGATAGTGTCAAGCAGCTGGTCAACGGTGACCTCGCCTATTTCCTTTTTCCGGCGCTCCACCACGTCGGCAACGGTCTGGTAGACGGGAACCGTGCCCAGGGGCACCGGACAGCGCGCCAGGATGCCGCGTCGCACTTCATTGAGGTTTTCCCCCAGGCTGAGATCCATGACCGTGTCAGCCCCGGCTTTCAGGGAAACGCAGAGTTTTTCCAGTTCCTGGTCAAGGCCGGGCATGTCGCGGGATGCGCCGATATTGGCGTTGACCTTGGTGGAAAGGCCCTTGCCCACTGCCATGATTCGTTCGAAATCATGGTGTTTGTTTTTCGGAATGGCAATGACTCCCTGCGCCACTCCTTGCATCAGGGTCTCCGGGGAGATCCCTTCATTTTTGGCGCATTGCTCAAAAATGGGGGTCATTTTTTTCTGCAGGGCGTCTTCACGTATGCTCATGTATGTTCTCCTTATAGCCGCGGGATCGGAAAGCGTCCCGAGAAACAAAAAAAGAGCCGCAACGGAAAAGAAAAAGCAGCGGAACTTTCATGTCGGACCGGCAAAGCCGGCGGATTGGTATTCTGGTAAGAAAGTCAGCATCTAGAAAGACAGACTGACCAAAAATAGAAAATAATACCAGCAGGCAACCTGTGATGCAACTTAAAAAAATGACAACCCCGCCAGAGCGTCCAGGGTTGACAGCGGCTGAATTGTGCTTATTTTCAAAACAATTTTCGTAACTATCCGGGGAGATAGGCTGAAGGCTGAAGGTTGAAGGCTGAAGGAAAGCCGTCACAAAATATGCGATAAGGCAGTACAGGCAGCCCTCTCGTCTTCAGTCTATAGCCAAACACCTGAACAGTTACCAATTTTCATCGGGCTCGGGGCAATCTTTCATCACCCGGCTCACAGGATCAACTGGAATGCGTACCGATTTGCGCAGCAATAATAATTCGAAAAATGGAGTATCTCTATGACCGGCAAGACAGAGACGAAGGAATTTCAAGCTGAAGTAAAAAAGCTGCTCGATATCGTCATCCACTCGCTGTATACCGAAAAGGACATTTTCCTGCGGGAGCTTATCTCCAACTCGGCGGATGCCTTGGAGAAATTCCGTCACCAGCAACTGCTGGAAGAGGAGGTTTTCGATCCTGACGCAAGCCTTGAGATCACGATCAGCGTCAACGACAAAGAGCACACCCTGACCATCACCGATTCGGGTATCGGCATGACCCATGAGGAGCTTGAGCGTAATCTGGGCACCATCGCCCATTCGGGCTCCAAGACGTTTCTCACCGAGCTTGACCAGGCCAAGCAGAAAGAGGTCAATCTGATCGGTCAGTTCGGCGTCGGCTTTTACTCGGCCTTCATGGTTGCCAAAAGGGTGCGGGTTCAGTCCCGTTCCTATCGGGTCGATGCGGAAGGATACGAGTGGGCGTCGGACGGCACCGGCAGCTATACCCTGTCGCCGGCGCCGGGGCTGCACCGCGGCACGAAAATCATCGTCGAGCTGCAGGATGAGGCCTTTGATTACG
This region of Desulfobulbaceae bacterium DB1 genomic DNA includes:
- a CDS encoding endonuclease codes for the protein MNVSALLDIYSTLFDHFGPQGWWPAQTPFEVMVGAVLTQNTNWSNVSRAIDNLRADDLLSPERLADLPPETLAEKIRPSGYYNLKARRLKNLLTMIRREEPAGDLDRFFSQDTGLLREKLLSVKGIGQETADSILLYAAGKPLFVIDAYTYRILTRHGLISEETDYEAMQSLFMDSLPLDADLFNEYHALLVRLGKEFCKKSNPRCSACPLRRFQPLLIDTP
- a CDS encoding transcriptional regulator — protein: MRFKVILASVKQEISDTIVDAGKKAGATGATVIPARGTGIHEAKTFFGLTLEAQTDIIMFLVEEHIVLNILAAIGEAGRFREPGTGIAFVLPVEHVIGLESQMERFKKEVRDQYF
- a CDS encoding UV damage repair endonuclease UvsE translates to MQETREDHVPRFGLCCLFAQEPIKFRSFTMKSLVQLGTTERLSKISDVCLHNSRSLLQALHFCRANGIGAFRVMSPFLPRYTHPDAGYTIDTLPDGEEISRNLALVRKFRDTHDIRLSFHPDQFIVLSSPRRDVVDNAVRELDYQAMLAELIGADVINVHGGGHYGDPTLALSRFADNFRRLPERVQSRLALENDDKIYSVVDLLPLCRQLGIPLIYDVHHHRCNNDGLSEEEATRRTIQTWEHVGREPYFHLSSPRNGWRHANPLPHADYIDLADFPPCWHGLTGTIDVEAKAKELAVIALQQALAG
- a CDS encoding phosphomethylpyrimidine synthase; this encodes MSIREDALQKKMTPIFEQCAKNEGISPETLMQGVAQGVIAIPKNKHHDFERIMAVGKGLSTKVNANIGASRDMPGLDQELEKLCVSLKAGADTVMDLSLGENLNEVRRGILARCPVPLGTVPVYQTVADVVERRKKEIGEVTVDQLLDTIRQQAEDGVDFMTIHCGLTRDSLVRVKNHERLMGVVSRGGSFTIEWMSYNNKENPFYEHFDKILAILKEHEVTISLGDGLRPGCLADATDRGQIQELIHLGELTLRAWDAGVQVIIEGPGHMPMDQIQANMLLQKRLCHGAPFYVLGPLVTDIAPGYDHITGAIGGAIAAAAGADYLCYVTPAEHLKLPSADDVREGVIASRIAAHAADIAKGIPGALDKDIAMAKCRNRLDWKGQIELSLDPEKALRYREEGNSYKGDACSMCGSYCAIKVYKKAISPARCSNGSK
- a CDS encoding histidine kinase gives rise to the protein MFSGAIVRARDVMRKEVGYIDGMATAKEAAAMMRAGKFSALIVKKRHSDDAWGIVVVQDLVRGVIVPGRASHEVNVYEIMTKPVITVPADMDIRYVARLIFNSGIRRAPVEDKGELIGMIALSSLILENDLF